The following are encoded together in the Bacteroidales bacterium MB20-C3-3 genome:
- a CDS encoding RidA family protein, whose amino-acid sequence MNKRIISSPAAPKAVGPYNQAVEINGFLYVSGQLPIDVATGEFVPGGVKEQCIQVFKNIGYILNEAGYGFENVVKTTVYLTDMADFLTMNEVYATFFKEPFPARVAFAVKGLPKGGLVEADVVAAK is encoded by the coding sequence ATGAACAAGAGAATTATATCTTCTCCGGCTGCTCCAAAAGCAGTGGGTCCTTACAATCAAGCGGTTGAAATAAACGGGTTTCTTTATGTATCAGGACAACTCCCTATTGATGTTGCAACAGGTGAGTTTGTTCCGGGAGGAGTAAAGGAGCAGTGTATTCAGGTATTTAAGAACATAGGCTATATCCTTAATGAAGCCGGGTATGGTTTTGAAAATGTTGTAAAGACAACTGTTTACCTTACAGATATGGCAGATTTTCTCACAATGAATGAAGTTTATGCAACATTCTTTAAGGAACCGTTTCCTGCAAGGGTTGCCTTTGCTGTAAAGGGACTTCCCAAAGGTGGTCTTGTTGAGGCAGATGTGGTAGCAGCAAAGTAA